In Plasmodium falciparum 3D7 genome assembly, chromosome: 6, the genomic window attatgttattaatatgaacaaatGTATGTGTTTTACATGTTTAAACTTTTCTTTTAGGAATAACAAATCATGTTATAATAAacttataaattattttcttaatttAAATACCAAATATTCAAATTTTTATCTCCTcttttttgataaaaaacATCTTCTTTTCTCAGCGTCTTATAACTTGAGTGTTATTTTTAGAAAATTCAATCGTTTTGAGCAAgccaaatatatattaaataatatcatCTGGGATtaagagaaaaatatttggacaaaaataatataatatataatatatatatatatatatatatttcaatatataaataatttaactggtatattttatataaacccTTTATTTTAGTGTTATAgttgtttgttttttaaatgaaaattggttattttataaatagcccttatatatatatatatatatatatatatatatatatatattatttatttttttgattatttttaccttacctgttcatattatttaaaaaaaaaaaaaaaaaaaaaaaaattcgtactttatataattttttatgtatggttatattttttaagaatatatatatatatgtttgatttgttattatatatatatatatataatatgtatttttttatttttttttgtgtgctTTAATTTTTCCGAAAGactaataattaaaaaaaaaaaaaaaacttaaaaatgataccaatacatatattatatatgtatatataataatgttaattaaatattatgaactAATTTTTCTTCGTTCGTTggtgtgtatatattatatctaatAAAAGTGTGATAtctaaatatacataatccAAAGTAAATTCTTttctataaaaatttaaatgaataaaattatatctaaataataaaatacacatatatatatatatatatatatataagtttcTTCAAATTTATaagaatgatatatattttaaaatagtacatattatataacccATTTTTgtaatgttattataaaaggttccttaatatattatacatagaagagaattaaaaaaaataaaataaaataattaacaaaataacataatataacatatattatatcatacatacatatatatatatatttatttatttatgttagaTATGGTTTAAGAGTGAATATcaaacattttattataatttttaaaattataagggatatttattcataaacTTTATATACTTAACATAAAAcggtaaaaattatataaacaaatgtatatatattctttttgaATAAGTgagttttattttatttaatatatttttattagtaATATGTTAACAGAAATTTGTAATTGCAAATAAATATGTTCTTCCAATGTAAAGTTCTTttaattattcttatataaaaaaataacaacaaagaacaaaatgatggtatataacaaaaataaaataaaataaataaaagtatactatatatatatatatatatatatttgtgtgtgttcattaatatatattatttttactttttatggTGTAgataaaaagatatataagaACCAAAGTAATTACGAGCTTAAgcaaatataaatgttataatataaataacgaTAAAACAGCAAAACATTGGCCCAACCTTGATTGTATTAATAAGGAggaacataatataaataaaaaaacggAACGGGATAAAAAGAAAACTATACCATACTATAAAAACTATATGcatgatttttataatagACAATTAATGCATAACTTACATTTATcagaaatgaataaaatgaataaattaagAAATTTTAAAATGCCCAAAATACATACTGGTGATTTAATTGAAGTTAAATATGAATTATCAAGATCACAGCAAACCTTTGCAATATTTCAAGgtttgtataaaatatatacaaaatatgtataaatatatatatatatatatatatatatatatatatatatatatttatttatttatttatatttatttattattatttttttttttaaaggcTACTGCGTggaaattagaaaaaaaagattagattcttcttttatcgttaaaaatatttttgatgGGGTAGGTGTGGAACAGCTGATTCCATTTTATTCACcaagaatattatatgtaaagaTTGTTAAAagtttacataatataaatgaagaaaatatgaaaaaagtttataaaattaataaaccAATTACAAGAGATTATAGATATATGTGGCAGTATAATTTTAGGGGGAAATATGAAAGACCCAGGGGACAACACAAACCAGGTATTCGATCCCTTGAACCTAAAATTCGAAGACGACTAgctaaattaaaaaagaagtaTATGAGAAGAAGAATTGAAAGTAATTTGtcttcttatatatttgGTGGTATATATGCCCAGTATACCAGAAAAAGGACGAGGTTAGTACGAGCAGAAATTTATAGAAGAATGCTTATATACGCTttagatgaagaaaatagaagaaaacaaaaattacaaaaaagaagggaaaaagaaaaatggggtacttttaaaattaataggAATAAGGGGGAAAACGCATTTATGGCTTTACCTTCTAATCATCCGTTGAgtcaaaaataaaagtataacGGATACCATTTATGtgattattttgttattattgtgtttttataatataatggaagcaaataataaacacattaatattatacaaacatatatatatatatatatatatatatatatatatatatatatgtataatatattatttgaataattatatgaagatataaaatatgttctaatataaaaattaataagttatattaatacataaatataattatgtatatatatattaaaagtttacaaaaaaaaaaaaaaaaaaaaacaaagggTAACAAATTAGAAAAGGTcatttaaaagaaattattatttttttgtatttcacatatatataaatatatatatatatatatatatgttgattatttttttctatggTAAATATGTAATGttacacatataatataaacttttaaatatttataaataaatgcatatttcatttttttttgtttcttcaTATGCATTATTTactttttacatttttaataatatgacattattataatatattataatttgttcattttcttatttcttatttaatatttaatatttaatatttaatatttcatatttattatttgttctttttctttttctttttcttattttttttttatgtttgaaaacatttatcatatttgttTGTTGAGGAGCAACATTTGTAACCCCATTTTTTGGTATGCTTATCATAATAGCTACCAAAAACTGATGAAtgatcaaataaatatatatcttcttcATATTTACTAGGtactttaatattttttttcatattgttattatgtaTTTGTTCGATTGGTTTATATTCTGTATATACTTCTGATTGTAAAAGTTCTTCTTGATTAGGTTGTtgttcttcattattttgacatttatatgttttaagaatatcttcttgttttttttttataatttttttttttttttctaaatattctttatacATTAATTCTAGTTGAGTTGGTTGAGCATTAAAATGTACATTTTCTCCTCTTTTATAACTTTCCCATGCAAAAACTTCTAATTTTTTGGATTCGATTGCATCAtctgtattattataataattttcacCTTTATAATagttatcatcatcatttagATGTTTTCTAATATTAGCAAAAGGATCTTCTCTCATACTTCTACTTTTCGGATCATAAAACGCTGAATTTAAACTTaggttatataaatattttgctGTATCTTCTCTTATTCTTAAATTTCTAGCTatgtttctatttttttcatttttattaattgtaCAGTTTTGGTTGTTCATAATATCAGGTTTCagtttattatcttcattggATGATTCATCCAAATTTTCGCTTTCACTACTTgatttttcatcatcatcattattattatcaccattattattatcatcattattgtcatgagttttttttttctttactgATTTCTTTTCATACTGTTTCTTTAAGTCTTctgcttttcttttttttttttcctcaacgatcttttcatattctttataaATGTAATCGAAATTATTAACATTGTATCCAACCCATCTATCTCTATTACCATCATATCCTAAATCTTGTGTAACACAAATAAAATcttcattatcatttttcataaagttcacctttttttttcgaGTTCTTTCTAAACAATCTTTTTCTTTGTGTGCTACGCTTCCACAGTTTTTACAAAAATCTTGTCccttgttattatttaagaAAAGTTTTTTGTTCCGTTCttcttctatttttattttatcagaTCCCTTATACCTTTGATGTTTCAGTCCTAccaaaacaaataaatcaaaataaaaataaaatcacgaatatataaatgtacatatatatatatatatatatatatatatttatatataacatattaaatatattctacGCATActtatatgtgtatacattttatttcttcttacCCGGTTTTGTTTGATTTAAGTACCACGGGgccttaataatatattgtggCATATGAGGGTTTATATCATTGCCTTCTTCATCTTTTAAAGCTTCCACCTTGCCTATTaagaaattttaaataaataaataaataaataaatacatacatatatatatatatatatatatatatatatatatatatataaactaaccaaataaatatataaagatacaACATATATGTTATCGTTCTATGTATagtcttttatttttttgtttataattttttccctACCAGCTTTCCTGGCCTCGTTTAATTCTAactccttttttttctcttctcGAGTGGCATTTTTggtattcattttttcattttttatttttttattttttacatatttagctcatatttatatataatataaatgtatcccaatttttatatataagaaaatacaagtatataattaaatatatatatattaataattaaattaaaaaaaaaaagagtaacatcataattttataatatatatatatatatatatatatatattttgttattctcaattatcaaaaaaaaaaaaaaaaaaaaaaaaaaaaaaaaaaatagaataaatgaaaaatactatggttttatatattttttcgttaatatatatcatttattatattttaacatttaatgaaaaataaataaatatatatatttagaaatattaataatttatgcaTATTTactataacataaaaaaaatatacataattttaaGTAAATCATTTTGAAATGTTTAttgaataatttattattatactactattattatcatatattatatattatatatataaaatattatattataatttttcatttatattttaaaataattatatatatttttttttatgcctttctacatttatatatatatatatataaagtcaACTACTACAATtgggaataaaaaaaaaaaaaaaaaaaaaaaaggaaattcttccacattttaaatatgaacaaaaaaaaaaaaaaaaagttatatttattccttattttattttaatttataaaataatattatttcatgaatatattatatgggaatattatataaatttgagaaattttatttaaaaaagaaaaaaaatatttatataagaaaaagttttaattattaagaagtttaaataaaaaacatgaatcataataaatatataatcttaTATAACGTTTAAAtggaaacataaaaaaaataataataaatataaaataaaacaacgtatattattaaatttataagaaaaaatttactacatatatatatatatatatatatatatatatttatacatataattgtATAAGGTTTCAAAGGAAGgggtaaaatataaaaaataattattcttcCTATATTTGAGCGCagtaatttaaaataaatgtatccATATATccttatatctatatatttctatatatatatatatatatatatatatttatatttatatttatttatttaaaaatatttcacaAGTGAATAACCCGAAagtatttatttcattcacatatttttattttgaatttcATTTTGTACCTTGAGTTGTTCAAAAATTATTagtttatacatatttagaATAAATATCTTTCCATCTGAGTCTAAGAATTTTTCCGCTTCTACAAGCATATTTTTTGGTGAAGTTTCATTTAAAATTTgtttaacaaaataattactAATTTCTTCAataatatctttttcatCAGCACCTATATATtctgtaatttttttataaatccaTGGTTTTAATTTTGTgcttatattattcttaaaaTTAGGTATATTCCATTCAAttggaaaattaaaaatatgttcttCTGATGATGGTActttttctaatattttttttgaattttcaATAATATCAATAACTCTAaccttttcattttgttgatcttttaattcttctgtttttttttcttgttcttctttgttttctttttcttcttgattttttttatccaaATATGTTGTGTCTAATTTTGATACGGGTTTAAgatttttgtttgttttttttcccttttcttCTAAATATGTATACTCATCATTCGTATCAAGAATATTTAATGTGGATTggtcatttatattttgtaaatattctgaatggaaatttttttttttctttatattttgttcacCTTCTTtgatattttcatattctgTATTGgtcatttttcttttgtagttatcatcatctttttttttttttttttcttctttttttcttcttttttcataCGAATCATATTCTGAGGAAGatgtatgaatatattttgatacaGATACCTTATCATCTTCCTCATCAgaattataagaatattcactattgttatatttattataacaattgaacaataaattattcttattattatttttgtattttgttttatcattttttatgaacacctcctttttttcttcctcttcattataatcatcatcTTGTGTGTAACTCTtgtcccttttttttttctttaatttgatatggttattttcaaaaaaagatatatcatCACTTCCTGAATTGcttgttaatatattatcattattatttttatgcatATTAACAATAGaactatttttattattatcatccttTTCCAAtgtataatcatttttatcatactcatcttttctattattaatattattttcattttcttccattttttttatttcctccatttttttcatttcctccatttttttcatttcttccattttttttatttcctccatttttttcatttcctccatttttttcatttcttccatttttttcatttcttccatttttttcatttcttccacttcttttatttcatcCAACTTGTCTTGTTCATCTAactctttttcctttttccttttagCTCTTCTGATTTCTCTCCTTTTAGAATTAGACATAGCGCTAGTATCACTTTCTCCCTTTAA contains:
- a CDS encoding pre-mRNA-splicing factor SLU7, putative, with translation MNTKNATREEKKKELELNEARKAGKVEALKDEEGNDINPHMPQYIIKAPWYLNQTKPGLKHQRYKGSDKIKIEEERNKKLFLNNNKGQDFCKNCGSVAHKEKDCLERTRKKKVNFMKNDNEDFICVTQDLGYDGNRDRWVGYNVNNFDYIYKEYEKIVEEKKKRKAEDLKKQYEKKSVKKKKTHDNNDDNNNGDNNNDDDEKSSSESENLDESSNEDNKLKPDIMNNQNCTINKNEKNRNIARNLRIREDTAKYLYNLSLNSAFYDPKSRSMREDPFANIRKHLNDDDNYYKGENYYNNTDDAIESKKLEVFAWESYKRGENVHFNAQPTQLELMYKEYLEKKKKIIKKKQEDILKTYKCQNNEEQQPNQEELLQSEVYTEYKPIEQIHNNNMKKNIKVPSKYEEDIYLFDHSSVFGSYYDKHTKKWGYKCCSSTNKYDKCFQT
- a CDS encoding mitochondrial ribosomal protein L19 precursor, putative gives rise to the protein MIKRYIRTKVITSLSKYKCYNINNDKTAKHWPNLDCINKEEHNINKKTERDKKKTIPYYKNYMHDFYNRQLMHNLHLSEMNKMNKLRNFKMPKIHTGDLIEVKYELSRSQQTFAIFQGYCVEIRKKRLDSSFIVKNIFDGVGVEQLIPFYSPRILYVKIVKSLHNINEENMKKVYKINKPITRDYRYMWQYNFRGKYERPRGQHKPGIRSLEPKIRRRLAKLKKKYMRRRIESNLSSYIFGGIYAQYTRKRTRLVRAEIYRRMLIYALDEENRRKQKLQKRREKEKWGTFKINRNKGENAFMALPSNHPLSQK